Proteins encoded in a region of the Ziziphus jujuba cultivar Dongzao chromosome 3, ASM3175591v1 genome:
- the LOC107404245 gene encoding elongation factor 1-alpha, with translation MPTGNEKVNINIVVMGQFGSGKSTTACKIFNLEGTNIEKHVSKKSDKKATEKKKRSFKYDWALKKLEAKQKHGTTIGIELFKFEKTKYRFTVTDVTDRRDFLKNMITGISQADCAILIVDSTAAPYKLDEQTREHALLAFILGVKEMICCYNKKKP, from the coding sequence ATGCCAACAGGCAACGAGAAGGTAAACATTAACATTGTGGTCATGGGCCAATTCGGATCTGGCAAGTCAACAACTGCCTGTAAAATCTTTAATCTTGAAGGTACTAACATTGAAAAGCATGTTTCTAAGAAGTCAGACAAGAAAGCTactgagaagaaaaagagatcaTTCAAGTATGATTGGGCGCTTAAGAAGCTCGAGGCCAAGCAGAAGCATGGTACCACAATTGGTATTGAACTGTTCAAGTTTGAGAAAACTAAGTACCGCTTCACGGTCACTGATGTTACTGATCGTCGCGACTTTCTTAAGAACATGATCACCGGCATTTCTCAGGCTGACTGTGCCATTCTAATTGTTGATTCCACCGCTGCTCCTTACAAATTAGATGAACAGACTCGGGAGCATGCATTGCTTGCTTTCATCCTTGGTGTCAAAGAGATGATCTGTTGCTACAACAAG